A window from Opitutia bacterium ISCC 52 encodes these proteins:
- a CDS encoding tetratricopeptide repeat protein: protein MSGNFRKRNDFFKRGRLAFEAGQFEKAIHAFNKVIEWDPHDANAHTFRGLSHRELKNFEAALKDLKEVVRIDPNHRVGFLNLGCVQRDAGQVDLALESFNTAEEGDSENPLVYQNRATAHILKENWKAAQSDCETALAIAPEGAAAYAVLAHVYLGTKEQDLAEQTIARSLELDPEEAEAYRVRGIIRCANDDLENGIADFIHAKELNPNVQLDYLDNPEVLLDKLLEKLSALIGLETVKDEVRSLINLVKVRQLRKASKLPPVPMSLHLVFTGNPGTGKTTIARLISLIYHVLGVLSKGHLVEVDRAGLVAGYVGQTALKVHEVLNQSMGGVLFIDEAYSLTSRGDEKDFGLEAIDTLIKGMEDKRSDLVLIVAGYPEKMRQFLKANPGIKSRFSKVIRFDDYSAAELMAIFEKMCREHAYELVEETKQIAHKAFEALKPEEVGLYGNGRGVRNYFELTITRQANRLGELTDIDTAQLIKIRPEDLPEDDFWVHD from the coding sequence ATGTCAGGCAACTTCCGGAAACGAAACGATTTCTTCAAACGCGGCCGTCTAGCGTTTGAAGCAGGTCAGTTCGAGAAGGCCATTCACGCCTTCAACAAAGTAATCGAATGGGATCCTCATGATGCCAATGCGCACACCTTCCGTGGGCTGTCTCATCGTGAACTCAAGAATTTCGAAGCTGCGTTGAAAGACCTGAAGGAAGTGGTTCGTATCGATCCTAATCACCGAGTGGGATTCTTAAACCTTGGTTGCGTGCAACGCGACGCAGGGCAAGTCGATCTGGCCCTGGAATCATTCAATACAGCCGAAGAAGGTGATTCAGAAAATCCACTCGTCTATCAAAACCGCGCCACGGCTCACATACTGAAAGAGAATTGGAAGGCAGCCCAGTCTGACTGCGAGACAGCGTTAGCCATTGCACCGGAAGGCGCTGCAGCCTACGCAGTGCTCGCCCATGTTTACTTGGGCACAAAAGAACAGGATCTAGCAGAACAGACTATTGCTCGATCTCTGGAACTGGATCCGGAAGAAGCGGAAGCCTACCGAGTTCGAGGAATCATTCGCTGTGCCAATGATGATCTGGAAAATGGTATCGCTGACTTTATTCACGCCAAGGAGCTTAACCCCAACGTGCAACTTGATTACTTGGACAACCCTGAGGTGCTGTTGGACAAATTACTGGAAAAACTGAGTGCGCTTATCGGGCTCGAAACGGTAAAGGACGAGGTTCGCTCACTGATCAATTTGGTAAAAGTCCGCCAATTGCGCAAAGCGTCTAAGCTGCCACCCGTCCCCATGTCACTCCACCTGGTTTTCACAGGAAACCCAGGTACGGGTAAGACGACCATCGCACGTCTCATTTCCCTTATCTACCACGTATTAGGTGTACTTAGTAAAGGTCACCTCGTTGAAGTTGATCGAGCAGGATTGGTAGCGGGTTATGTGGGACAGACCGCGCTTAAAGTGCACGAAGTCCTTAACCAGTCCATGGGTGGTGTCCTCTTTATTGATGAAGCCTACTCTCTGACTTCCCGGGGCGATGAAAAAGACTTTGGCCTGGAAGCCATTGATACCTTGATAAAGGGTATGGAAGATAAACGCAGTGACCTGGTCCTCATCGTAGCCGGCTATCCCGAAAAGATGCGTCAGTTTCTCAAAGCAAACCCCGGCATCAAATCCCGCTTCAGCAAAGTCATCCGATTCGACGATTATTCAGCCGCAGAACTCATGGCTATCTTTGAAAAGATGTGCCGAGAGCATGCCTACGAACTGGTAGAAGAAACTAAACAAATTGCTCACAAAGCCTTTGAGGCCTTGAAACCAGAAGAAGTGGGCCTCTATGGCAATGGACGTGGTGTTCGTAACTACTTCGAACTCACTATAACACGCCAGGCGAATCGATTGGGTGAACTCACCGACATTGATACCGCTCAATTGATTAAAATAAGGCCAGAAGATCTCCCCGAAGATGATTTTTGGGTGCATGATTAA
- a CDS encoding acyl-CoA thioesterase: MANEFEMTREIEFSETDMAGIVHFSNFFKWMETVENHFLRSIGLPVVKQEGDIFYGWPRRSASFDFKVPVRFGDTIRLKLVVKEIRIRSVRYGVTVRLEDEKATLVARGEMTTVWTRINPNTGEIESVPFPDGMVEKLGE, translated from the coding sequence ATGGCTAATGAATTTGAAATGACCCGGGAGATTGAATTCTCCGAAACTGATATGGCAGGGATTGTGCACTTCTCCAATTTTTTCAAATGGATGGAAACGGTGGAGAATCATTTTCTGCGATCTATTGGGCTACCGGTAGTAAAGCAGGAAGGTGATATCTTCTACGGGTGGCCTCGCAGAAGTGCATCCTTCGATTTTAAGGTCCCGGTTCGATTTGGGGATACTATTCGCCTCAAGTTGGTCGTTAAGGAAATAAGGATCAGGTCTGTTCGTTATGGGGTAACCGTTCGCTTGGAAGACGAGAAGGCTACGTTGGTCGCCCGAGGCGAAATGACAACTGTGTGGACTCGGATTAACCCAAATACGGGTGAAATCGAATCGGTTCCTTTCCCAGACGGAATGGTCGAAAAGTTGGGGGAGTAA
- a CDS encoding transposase, whose translation MPNNVHLTIVPKPGFELKKILQSWKSYSAKEINKSLGRQGKLWQDESFDQIVRSEEHGYRIKEYIERNPERARITVHHASWM comes from the coding sequence ATGCCTAATAATGTTCACCTCACCATAGTTCCGAAACCAGGCTTTGAACTCAAAAAGATACTACAAAGCTGGAAGTCCTATTCGGCGAAAGAAATAAACAAGAGCTTAGGTCGGCAGGGCAAGTTGTGGCAGGATGAATCGTTTGATCAAATCGTGAGAAGTGAAGAGCATGGTTACCGAATCAAGGAGTATATTGAAAGAAATCCGGAAAGAGCGAGAATCACGGTTCATCACGCGTCTTGGATGTAA
- a CDS encoding DUF4281 domain-containing protein, with protein MPVWIVEMFGEARLNLLFWIITGSTAPFWILMLFFGRHGWAKALCHPWLIPPLLGCLHIYTVYLLFTITSAPEVPDPSMKGVREFWSQPFLFLSLWAHRMILDLFCGMMLNRTKEGEGTAGKFSLVLVWLLGPIGLMIFAVRYWANYRERR; from the coding sequence ATGCCTGTCTGGATCGTAGAGATGTTTGGGGAAGCCCGATTGAATCTGTTGTTTTGGATTATCACCGGATCAACGGCCCCCTTTTGGATTCTGATGCTTTTCTTCGGTCGGCATGGTTGGGCCAAGGCGCTTTGTCATCCGTGGCTGATACCGCCCTTATTGGGGTGTTTGCATATCTATACCGTGTATCTCCTATTCACGATCACGAGTGCACCGGAAGTGCCGGATCCATCGATGAAAGGGGTGCGGGAGTTTTGGAGCCAGCCGTTTTTGTTTCTTTCGCTGTGGGCGCACCGGATGATCCTCGATCTTTTTTGCGGAATGATGTTGAACCGAACGAAGGAGGGTGAAGGGACAGCTGGGAAATTCTCTCTGGTACTGGTATGGTTGCTGGGCCCGATCGGGCTGATGATTTTTGCGGTGAGGTATTGGGCGAATTATCGGGAGAGGAGGTAG
- a CDS encoding N-acetylmuramoyl-L-alanine amidase, with protein MPILYVIGRITLSLTLVTCALTSGAWGYHLGMLGKEPDWDSLDPYQRTMTREEFVESLETIYLPYGFDEELIQVFPGYAQVRKDSHRPDDMYRVDFLAWRDLVEESTLEQRPDSSPLDGLVIAIDPGHIGGDFSEIEGRHFQMGSDAPVKEGDLTLAVAKKLESRLKSMGVNPLLLRQEN; from the coding sequence GTGCCCATACTATACGTCATTGGAAGAATTACGCTTTCTCTTACACTGGTTACTTGCGCCTTAACGTCAGGTGCTTGGGGCTATCACCTTGGTATGCTGGGTAAAGAACCGGATTGGGACTCTCTTGATCCTTACCAACGAACCATGACTCGTGAAGAATTCGTTGAATCCCTGGAAACGATTTATCTGCCCTATGGTTTTGATGAGGAGTTGATCCAGGTATTCCCTGGCTACGCTCAGGTCCGTAAAGACAGTCATCGTCCAGATGATATGTACCGTGTCGATTTTCTGGCTTGGCGAGATCTGGTTGAAGAATCGACACTTGAGCAACGCCCTGACAGCTCACCGCTGGATGGGCTCGTGATTGCTATAGATCCTGGTCATATTGGTGGAGACTTCTCGGAGATTGAGGGTCGTCACTTTCAAATGGGTTCGGATGCGCCGGTGAAGGAAGGTGATTTGACACTAGCCGTTGCGAAAAAATTAGAATCTCGACTTAAGTCCATGGGAGTCAATCCGTTATTACTTCGACAGGAAAATTAG
- the hemL gene encoding glutamate-1-semialdehyde 2,1-aminomutase, translating to MNQSNDLFERAQKIIPGGVNSPVRAFRSVGGTPFFTKRAEGAALYTADDQALVDFVCTWGPSIHGHNDPTIKQAISKALDSGTSFGTPNPYEVDMAERIVAMVPSVEKVRMVNSGTEATMSAIRLARGYTQRNKIIKFAGCYHGHVDSLLVQAGSGALTLGNPDSAGIPPSFAAETIVLPYNDLEALNQAFKEYGEELAAVIVEPYPANVGLIFPQDGYLEGMRNLCTQHGTVLIFDEVMTGFRVAAGGVQEKTGIKPDLTALGKIIGGGLPVGAFGGKAEIMNFIAPLGPVYQAGTLSGNPLAMAAGIAALDKLTSENPYPQLQAFGEQIRDVLLGAAKEKGLPLQVPQTGSMFCMYFSDTPVTNYDEAVANDTAHFKTIFHKALEKGVYLPPSPFETCFICSAHEGKAINLACDVLSEAIKSL from the coding sequence ATGAATCAATCAAACGACCTTTTCGAACGCGCCCAGAAAATTATTCCAGGCGGAGTAAATTCCCCGGTAAGGGCTTTCCGCTCAGTTGGAGGAACCCCTTTCTTTACCAAACGAGCTGAAGGAGCTGCACTGTATACGGCCGACGACCAGGCTCTGGTTGATTTTGTCTGCACGTGGGGACCGTCCATTCACGGGCACAATGATCCCACCATAAAGCAAGCCATCTCCAAGGCGTTGGATTCCGGTACCAGTTTCGGAACTCCCAATCCTTACGAAGTCGATATGGCGGAACGGATTGTGGCCATGGTGCCATCCGTCGAAAAAGTGCGCATGGTCAATAGCGGAACCGAAGCAACCATGTCAGCGATCCGCCTCGCACGCGGATACACCCAGCGAAATAAGATCATCAAATTTGCCGGCTGTTACCATGGGCACGTCGATTCGCTTTTGGTTCAAGCAGGATCCGGAGCCCTCACCCTGGGCAATCCAGACAGCGCAGGCATTCCACCCAGCTTCGCTGCCGAAACCATCGTTCTTCCCTACAACGATCTCGAAGCATTGAACCAAGCTTTTAAGGAATACGGTGAAGAACTGGCTGCCGTCATCGTTGAACCGTATCCCGCCAATGTGGGCCTGATCTTCCCTCAGGATGGCTATCTGGAAGGAATGCGAAATCTTTGCACGCAGCATGGAACCGTACTCATCTTCGATGAAGTCATGACCGGCTTCCGTGTCGCAGCCGGTGGGGTTCAGGAAAAAACCGGAATTAAACCTGATCTCACAGCGCTTGGTAAAATCATCGGCGGTGGGCTTCCCGTAGGCGCCTTTGGCGGTAAAGCGGAGATTATGAATTTTATTGCCCCTCTCGGACCCGTATATCAGGCCGGCACACTCAGTGGTAATCCACTCGCCATGGCCGCTGGAATCGCAGCCCTCGATAAGCTGACCAGCGAAAACCCCTACCCTCAATTACAAGCTTTCGGTGAACAAATACGCGACGTGCTCCTGGGAGCAGCCAAGGAGAAAGGGCTCCCCTTGCAGGTCCCACAAACCGGCAGTATGTTCTGCATGTATTTTTCCGATACACCAGTGACCAACTACGACGAAGCGGTGGCGAATGACACAGCTCACTTCAAAACTATATTCCATAAGGCCCTGGAAAAGGGTGTCTACCTTCCCCCATCCCCCTTTGAGACCTGCTTCATTTGCTCAGCCCATGAAGGAAAAGCTATTAATCTGGCTTGCGATGTGCTGAGTGAGGCTATTAAAAGTCTCTAA
- the maf gene encoding septum formation protein Maf has product MLILASGSPRRKHLLESIGASFQIVSADVEEMNDLPQPKELVETNARLKTDWVAAQHSSEWVLGSDTTVALGNEILNKPVDLEDARGMLRRMSGNTHTVYTAVCLMKKDLNLEELFTVTSEVSFKPFDDEVITEYFKVVNPLDKAGAYGIQEGKEMIIEGWKGSFSNIMGFPVDEVRALLEKHGLL; this is encoded by the coding sequence ATGCTTATCCTTGCTTCTGGATCTCCGCGTCGCAAACACCTGCTCGAATCGATCGGTGCCAGCTTTCAAATAGTCTCAGCCGATGTGGAAGAGATGAATGATCTTCCCCAACCGAAAGAGCTGGTAGAAACGAATGCGCGATTGAAGACGGATTGGGTCGCGGCTCAGCATTCGTCAGAATGGGTGCTGGGATCCGACACCACGGTTGCACTCGGAAATGAGATCCTGAATAAGCCAGTCGATCTTGAGGATGCCCGGGGCATGCTTCGGCGCATGAGCGGAAATACCCATACGGTTTACACCGCGGTGTGCCTGATGAAAAAAGACCTTAACCTGGAAGAGCTTTTCACTGTGACCAGCGAAGTGAGCTTCAAGCCGTTTGATGATGAGGTGATCACTGAGTATTTTAAGGTGGTGAATCCTTTGGACAAAGCAGGTGCCTATGGCATTCAGGAAGGCAAGGAGATGATAATCGAAGGGTGGAAGGGTTCCTTCTCGAACATTATGGGCTTTCCGGTGGATGAAGTAAGAGCGCTATTGGAAAAGCATGGCTTGCTGTGA
- a CDS encoding STAS domain-containing protein yields the protein MVLLLRVTGETDLTQLVPRMDSGFDEVPFERAAPSAVVTVNMEGDLYFAAAEDLDYKMLGCITSKTRVVILRMKRLRAVGSTAMAILDHFWEILSKRDIHLVVCGIEDDLKRVMTKSGLRNQIGEQNIFYADSKLFQSTELALARAWSIVEMEKVRLASEGAESSEHSGDLVTAESILDPKLLRFGNQHALREAVWLMSEMMKRSEAKTATPLFLQNKDGKLDGGLSIWTMLSVMGKDLPEDKALSQEELGDYLRKSFDQSISEVCRKDLPRLQLETPLHLLTQTAVDADLAVLPICDEEGRLTGLVRSVDLLKGIGKSIGFNPKEELPKV from the coding sequence TTGGTATTACTACTTCGTGTAACCGGTGAAACCGATCTGACTCAACTGGTTCCTCGAATGGATTCTGGTTTTGATGAAGTTCCTTTCGAGCGGGCTGCCCCCTCTGCGGTGGTGACGGTGAATATGGAAGGAGATCTCTACTTTGCAGCTGCTGAGGACCTGGATTACAAAATGCTCGGTTGTATAACGTCGAAGACGCGGGTGGTGATTCTGAGGATGAAGCGGCTTCGAGCTGTGGGTAGTACTGCCATGGCTATCCTCGATCATTTCTGGGAGATCCTTTCCAAACGCGATATTCATTTGGTCGTCTGTGGCATTGAAGATGACCTGAAACGTGTGATGACCAAGTCGGGTCTGCGAAATCAGATTGGTGAGCAAAATATATTTTATGCGGACAGCAAACTGTTTCAGTCCACGGAACTGGCCTTAGCCCGGGCGTGGAGCATTGTGGAAATGGAAAAGGTCCGGCTCGCCAGTGAAGGAGCCGAGAGCTCCGAGCACTCTGGTGATCTGGTGACTGCAGAATCGATCCTCGACCCGAAGTTGCTGCGCTTTGGAAATCAGCATGCATTGCGTGAAGCTGTCTGGCTGATGTCTGAAATGATGAAGCGCTCAGAGGCCAAAACAGCCACTCCACTCTTTCTCCAAAATAAGGATGGCAAACTGGATGGAGGATTGAGCATCTGGACGATGTTGTCGGTTATGGGCAAAGATCTTCCGGAAGATAAAGCACTTTCTCAGGAGGAGTTGGGGGACTATTTACGAAAATCATTTGACCAATCGATCTCCGAAGTCTGTCGTAAGGACCTGCCCCGTTTGCAGCTCGAGACTCCTTTGCATCTGCTCACTCAAACAGCCGTGGATGCGGACCTCGCGGTTTTGCCTATATGCGATGAAGAGGGGCGGCTTACCGGACTCGTCCGATCAGTCGATTTGCTCAAAGGTATTGGTAAATCAATTGGCTTTAACCCGAAGGAGGAGTTGCCGAAAGTATGA
- a CDS encoding CBS domain-containing protein produces MSVTADSIMTNRFLRISTAHTLREAMGLILYGEERDMDTGAIVVIDQEGNYAGILTPRYVIRGLSKSAAEEKHLHAEGFVESVEHHLSDKIDTVMDRELPKLDKDSSFSTIVRLISSQKYECLPVLDENRVVGLVYASDVFKTAANLALTPGQKGISLDR; encoded by the coding sequence ATGAGTGTCACAGCGGACAGTATTATGACTAATCGTTTCCTGCGTATCAGCACTGCGCATACGCTACGTGAAGCGATGGGCCTGATTCTCTATGGTGAAGAACGTGACATGGATACAGGAGCGATTGTCGTAATTGATCAGGAAGGAAATTACGCAGGTATACTCACTCCCCGTTACGTGATTCGGGGATTAAGCAAATCAGCTGCCGAGGAGAAACATCTACATGCTGAAGGATTTGTTGAGAGTGTAGAGCATCATTTGTCGGATAAGATTGATACCGTTATGGATCGAGAGCTTCCGAAATTGGATAAGGACTCAAGCTTTTCGACAATCGTTCGACTAATCTCTTCGCAAAAATATGAGTGCCTCCCGGTGTTGGATGAGAACCGAGTGGTGGGCCTGGTCTACGCGAGCGATGTGTTTAAGACTGCAGCGAACCTGGCGCTTACTCCTGGACAAAAGGGTATATCCTTGGATCGCTGA
- a CDS encoding TIGR00730 family Rossman fold protein — translation MSKRVCVYCASSPDLEDCFLDSAYALGQFLAQREFTTVYGCGGTGLMGKVADGALDHGGKVVGIIPEFMIDREWAHQGVTELINVDSMHERKSRMEKESDAFIILPGGCGTFEEAWEIITWKRLDLHEKPICIANLWGYYDPFVAQFEKAISDQFMRNEHRKLFEVRESIEEVNNWVANC, via the coding sequence ATGAGTAAACGAGTCTGCGTATATTGCGCCTCTTCACCCGATTTGGAGGATTGCTTCCTGGATAGCGCCTACGCCCTAGGTCAATTTCTTGCCCAAAGAGAGTTTACCACCGTCTATGGATGCGGTGGAACAGGTCTTATGGGCAAAGTCGCCGATGGAGCCCTGGACCATGGCGGCAAAGTCGTGGGTATCATTCCAGAGTTCATGATCGATAGAGAGTGGGCTCACCAAGGTGTAACGGAGCTCATCAATGTTGATTCTATGCATGAAAGAAAATCTCGCATGGAAAAAGAGTCGGACGCATTCATCATTCTTCCAGGTGGCTGTGGTACCTTTGAGGAAGCCTGGGAAATCATCACCTGGAAGCGCCTCGATCTCCACGAGAAACCCATCTGCATCGCAAACCTTTGGGGATACTACGATCCCTTTGTCGCTCAATTTGAAAAAGCAATTTCGGATCAGTTCATGCGTAACGAACACCGAAAACTCTTCGAAGTTCGAGAGTCGATTGAAGAGGTAAATAACTGGGTAGCTAACTGCTAA
- a CDS encoding nucleotide excision repair endonuclease, with product MDPNTEQLLLFDLPNPLTKIMGRDFFLSLPERPGVYQFLGYEDKILYIGKSKNLKQRLNSYRSIKAEKADKRHLRLVNATRTIIFKTCKSEKAALRLENRLIRKHNPRYNRAQVYPYKNPYVICRYEGDRFAIRRQSGETVPEISSDEMLFGSFPAGLTPRALRAWQRLLLILQSRSRSGFTLPENVMENQYYKQLTLSFGRGRFNYWVQKKFLSYLEGKHRLALWALSLPLLLNLIRMDRSLRRLCLQDWKYAFRFFAAGPRRNRKLNKLYGQPLRKPISQANISDWQLEQRLSSIG from the coding sequence TTGGATCCCAACACTGAACAACTCCTCCTGTTTGATTTACCAAACCCTCTGACGAAGATCATGGGGCGCGATTTCTTTTTGTCTCTACCCGAAAGGCCCGGAGTTTACCAATTTCTCGGGTATGAGGATAAGATCCTCTACATCGGTAAATCCAAGAACCTCAAGCAGCGACTCAACTCCTATCGCAGCATCAAGGCAGAAAAGGCCGACAAGCGACACTTACGCCTGGTCAACGCCACGCGAACCATCATTTTTAAAACCTGTAAATCTGAAAAGGCTGCCCTTCGATTGGAGAACCGCCTGATCCGTAAGCACAATCCTCGCTATAATCGAGCCCAGGTGTATCCCTACAAAAATCCCTACGTCATTTGTCGCTATGAGGGAGATCGCTTCGCCATCCGAAGACAATCGGGCGAAACGGTTCCCGAAATCAGCAGCGACGAAATGCTCTTCGGATCCTTTCCGGCTGGTCTCACCCCACGAGCGCTACGTGCCTGGCAACGCCTGCTACTGATCCTGCAATCACGCTCCAGAAGCGGATTCACTCTACCGGAGAACGTCATGGAAAACCAGTATTACAAGCAGCTGACCCTTTCATTCGGGCGCGGTCGCTTCAACTATTGGGTGCAAAAAAAATTTCTTTCCTACCTCGAAGGAAAACACCGGCTGGCACTATGGGCACTCTCCTTACCTCTGCTTCTTAACCTGATTCGCATGGATCGGTCCTTACGACGCCTTTGCTTGCAGGACTGGAAATATGCCTTTCGATTTTTTGCCGCTGGCCCACGACGCAACCGCAAGCTCAACAAGCTCTACGGTCAACCTCTCCGAAAGCCCATCAGCCAGGCCAATATCTCCGACTGGCAACTCGAACAGCGCCTGTCTTCGATCGGGTAA
- the lexA gene encoding transcriptional repressor LexA, with amino-acid sequence MDDLTLRQQEILGFLQIFSQEKGFWPSIREIRDHFGFNSTNAVVGHLRALENKGYITRIAGQARTYRITYENSEEPPAESLEVIDMPVYGNIAAGYPDGIEQGDAIDRIQVDINTAGIRRSRRSFALKVRGESMIDAGIYDGDMVIIEPALPNDGDIVAALIDGATTLKRFIKPSNQPPYLKAENANYPDLHPVSELVIQGIARSIVRKL; translated from the coding sequence ATGGATGACTTAACTTTACGCCAGCAGGAAATCCTGGGATTCCTTCAAATATTCTCCCAGGAAAAGGGCTTTTGGCCCAGCATTCGCGAGATCCGCGATCACTTTGGTTTTAACAGCACCAACGCCGTTGTCGGCCACCTCCGTGCCCTCGAAAATAAAGGCTACATCACCCGGATCGCCGGGCAGGCCCGTACCTATCGCATCACTTACGAAAACTCAGAAGAACCACCTGCCGAATCCCTCGAAGTGATCGACATGCCCGTCTACGGCAATATCGCCGCTGGCTATCCCGACGGGATCGAACAAGGCGACGCCATTGACCGCATCCAGGTTGATATCAATACCGCTGGCATCCGTCGATCTCGACGCTCCTTCGCACTCAAAGTACGAGGCGAGAGCATGATCGATGCAGGCATCTACGACGGCGACATGGTCATCATCGAACCCGCCCTACCCAACGACGGTGATATCGTGGCCGCCCTCATCGACGGCGCCACCACCCTCAAACGCTTTATCAAGCCAAGCAACCAACCACCTTACCTCAAAGCGGAAAACGCCAACTACCCAGATCTACATCCCGTATCCGAACTCGTGATACAAGGCATTGCCCGCTCGATTGTGCGGAAGCTGTAA
- a CDS encoding NAD+ synthase: protein MRIGIAQINTTVGDIPGNTDRILEAYQQLCQDGAELVVFPELVITGYPPRDLLFKRRFVPGNEAALLEIARHTENIPILLGFVETNSAKSGRNFFNAAAWCRGGQVYKVFRKTLLPSYDVFDEDRYFEPSNAPECIEYKGCKIGVTICEDIWTHPIVETRHRYGKDPLKTLAEEKVDLIVNLSASPWHNEKNEIRSTLITDAASQCKCPIIYCNMVGGNDELIFDGRSLVANEQGDVICAMEAFKEDFKVVDLEDSHYQISGTYIQSEMSDIHDALVLGLRDYAQKTHFKKALIGLSGGIDSAVTAVIAKEALGAENVIGISLPSEISSQHSKDDAEDLAKNLGIEFHYLPIGEVVAASEDTLQTLFAGAEKDVTEENIQARARGLLLMALSNKYGALLLTTGNKSELAVGYCTLYGDMCGGLAIISDLPKTKVFELARFMNRKGEVVPDSTITKPPSAELRLDQKDEDSLPPYDVLDAILKAYVEEGLSRDDIAAKGFDPEVVNDMVRKVDLNEYKRKQAAPGLKVTPLAFGVGRRIPIVQRYVH, encoded by the coding sequence ATGCGGATAGGAATCGCACAGATTAACACCACCGTTGGTGACATTCCCGGCAATACAGATCGGATACTTGAAGCCTACCAACAGCTCTGTCAGGATGGAGCTGAGTTGGTGGTGTTTCCCGAATTGGTAATTACTGGGTATCCACCCCGTGATCTGCTCTTTAAGCGTCGATTTGTGCCGGGTAATGAAGCCGCTCTGCTGGAAATTGCCCGCCATACGGAAAACATCCCGATCCTCCTTGGGTTTGTGGAAACCAATTCAGCCAAGAGCGGAAGGAATTTCTTCAATGCGGCTGCCTGGTGCCGCGGTGGTCAGGTTTATAAGGTTTTTCGAAAAACCCTGCTACCATCCTATGATGTATTCGACGAGGATCGTTATTTCGAACCTTCAAATGCCCCCGAGTGTATTGAGTACAAGGGCTGCAAAATCGGAGTCACCATTTGCGAGGATATCTGGACTCATCCCATCGTTGAAACCCGACACCGCTATGGGAAAGACCCGCTGAAAACTCTGGCGGAAGAAAAGGTGGACTTGATCGTTAATCTCTCCGCGAGTCCTTGGCACAATGAAAAGAACGAAATCCGTTCCACTCTGATCACCGATGCGGCCAGCCAGTGTAAATGCCCCATCATTTATTGCAATATGGTCGGCGGTAACGACGAGCTCATCTTTGATGGGCGCAGCTTGGTCGCGAATGAACAGGGGGACGTCATTTGCGCCATGGAGGCATTCAAGGAAGATTTCAAGGTGGTCGATCTCGAGGATTCGCACTACCAGATTTCTGGGACTTACATTCAATCCGAGATGAGCGACATTCACGATGCGCTGGTACTCGGATTACGGGATTACGCTCAAAAGACCCACTTTAAGAAAGCCTTGATTGGACTCAGTGGCGGTATTGATTCTGCAGTCACTGCTGTCATCGCAAAAGAAGCCCTGGGCGCTGAGAATGTCATCGGCATCAGCCTGCCCTCAGAAATTTCCAGTCAACATAGTAAAGACGACGCAGAAGATTTGGCTAAGAATCTCGGCATCGAGTTTCACTACCTGCCAATCGGTGAGGTGGTTGCAGCTTCCGAAGATACATTGCAGACGCTTTTTGCAGGAGCAGAAAAAGATGTTACTGAAGAGAATATCCAGGCCCGTGCCCGTGGACTCCTTCTCATGGCATTGTCCAATAAGTATGGAGCACTGCTTCTAACTACCGGTAACAAAAGTGAATTGGCAGTGGGCTACTGCACGCTTTACGGAGATATGTGTGGAGGTCTGGCGATCATTTCGGATCTTCCCAAAACCAAGGTGTTTGAGCTGGCTCGCTTCATGAACCGGAAAGGCGAAGTCGTTCCAGACTCCACGATTACCAAACCTCCTTCCGCAGAATTGCGCCTCGACCAAAAGGACGAAGATAGCCTCCCTCCTTACGATGTCCTGGATGCCATACTCAAAGCCTACGTCGAGGAAGGTTTGTCCCGCGACGACATCGCCGCAAAAGGATTCGATCCGGAAGTAGTCAATGACATGGTCCGCAAAGTCGATCTCAACGAATACAAACGGAAACAAGCCGCCCCAGGATTAAAAGTCACACCGCTTGCCTTCGGTGTCGGCCGCCGCATCCCTATCGTACAGCGCTACGTGCATTGA